A part of Periophthalmus magnuspinnatus isolate fPerMag1 chromosome 19, fPerMag1.2.pri, whole genome shotgun sequence genomic DNA contains:
- the si:dkey-21c1.4 gene encoding uncharacterized protein C17orf80 homolog — translation MSSEVCPFCGKSFKRLKSHLPHCKAAAGSTTSQHEEPKTKEKSKTTTDNSSLDMKAEKQEVKALITPKASMKRTSKWSEKIKMAAQMSSPASVESSEPSSSSKSKTKINLQSQNDQESINNFCPEDKNEVKTLPEIDPWNYKGETKITLEDVRTTLRRAKQNGTSKKSSLIDKIEQNFDILNQNKTENSLIKVQQEVPSQLMTLKSSKNEITVSKREDFMSKLSKIENTDCNFTLRSEILTDGLRMDHHTMGLAAVSNPVKTFLGAEVSTKSFRKDLAPLLNQNPDKNASEMEQTRRDVRKQDGRQSTRGALTQRRLGQVTLRELPDWLVLKSPRRPRDAIDMVQRGWQWYYRRYIDVKKGGVGGVAMLLAGYCVLSYVWTYPHLKRDRWRKYH, via the exons ATGAGCTCTG AAGTCTGTCCATTTTGCGGCAAATCGTTCAAAAGGTTAAAAAGTCACCTGCCTCATTGTAAAGCTGCAGCTGGTTCCACGACATCTCAACATGAAGaacccaaaacaaaagaaaaatctaaaacCACAACAGACAATTCTTCTTTGGACATGAAAGCGGAAAAACAAGAAGTCAAAGCTTTGATAACACCAAAAGCGAGCATGAAAAGAACGTCAAAATGGTcagaaaaaatcaaaatggctgcccaAATGTCCTCTCCTGCTTCAGTAGAATCTTCTGAACCTTCTTCATCctcaaaaagcaaaacaaaaattaatttACAAAGCCAAAATGATCAGGAATCGATTA ataatttttgTCCAGAAGATAAAAACGAAGTAAAAACATTGCCAGAAATTGATCCGTGGAATTACAAAGGAGAAACTAAAATTACACTTGAAGATGTACGGACGACTTTGAGAcgagcaaaacaaaatggcacCTCAAAAAAAAGCTCCTTAATCGACAAAATTGAGcagaattttgacattttaaaccaaaataaaactgaaaattcaTTAATTAAAGTACAGCAAGAAGTACCGTCACAATTAATGACTTTGAAATCGAGTAAAAATGAAATTACAGTATCTAAACGTGAAGATTTTATGAGTAAATTGTCAAAAATTGAAAATACAGATTGTAATTTTACGCTCAGATCAGAGATTTTGACGGACGGTTTGAGAATGGATCACCACACGATGGGACTGGCTGCGGTTTCAAATCCAGTCAAGACGTTTTTAGGGGCAGAAGTTTCAACCAAATCATTTAGAAAAGATTTAGCGCCACTTTTAAACCAAAATCCGGATAAAAACGCGAGTGAGATGGAGCAGACGAGGAGAGATGTGAGGAAACAAGATGGCCGACAATCCACAAGAG GAGCGTTGACGCAGCGGAGGTTGGGTCAGGTGACTCTCAGGGAGCTTCCCGATTGGCTGGTTTTAAAATCACCCCGACGACCTCGAGACGCGATCGACATGGTGCAAAGAG GCTGGCAGTGGTACTACCGCCGCTACATCGACGTGAAAAAGGGCGGAGTCGGGGGCGTGGCCATGCTGCTCGCCGGTTACTGCGTCCTCAGCTACGTCTGGACCTACCCTCACCTGA aGCGAGATCGATGGAGGAAATACCACTGA